A single window of Anopheles moucheti chromosome 2, idAnoMoucSN_F20_07, whole genome shotgun sequence DNA harbors:
- the LOC128297738 gene encoding vacuolar protein-sorting-associated protein 25, giving the protein MGAFQWPWEYSFPPFFTVQVHAKTKEQQLATWKELVLNYQKHERQALLNIAEDTPLFVNQVLGRKLPPEARLWVMEELAKTGHAATTDKRKQQWEVYWHTLDEWSAILYDWAAGSGTTNTVCTLYELVAGDNTIGEEFYGLDEGVLRKALKILEARSRCELIAFDENEGVKFF; this is encoded by the exons ATGGGTGCTTTCCAGTGGCCGTGGGAATATTCGTTTCCACCGTTTTTCAC AGTGCAGgtgcatgcaaaaacaaaggaaCAACAGTTAGCCACCTGGAAGGAATTGGTGCTGAACTATCAGAAACATGAGCGCCAGGCGTTGCTGAACATCGCGGAAGACACACCGCTCTTTGTGAACCAGGTGCTCGGACGTAAGTTGCCACCAGAGGCACGGTTGTGGGTGATGGAAGAGCTTGCCAAGACGGGGCACGCTGCCACGACCGACAAACGGAAGCAGCAGTGGGAAGTTTACTGGCATACGCTGGACGAATGGAGCGCTATACTGTACGATTGGGCCGCTGGGAGCGGAACAACAAACACGGTTTGCACGCTGTACGAACTGGTGGCGGGTGATAATACGATTGGGGAGGAATTCTACGGGTTGGACGAAGGTGTTCTCAGGAAGGCACTAAAAATTCTCGAAGCACGAAGCAGATGTGAGCTGATTGCGTTTGACGAAAACGAGGGAGTGAAGTTTTTCTGA